Proteins encoded in a region of the Labrus bergylta chromosome 9, fLabBer1.1, whole genome shotgun sequence genome:
- the tsc22d3 gene encoding TSC22 domain family protein 3 isoform X2, whose translation MGQTHTRPAQFPPVGTMPPSPRTLCALRLAEPPPRFCCHHQHFSYPERVMSYSPPYSPGLFKRPDRRASGASVVAIDNKIEQAMDLVKNHLMYAVREEVEILKEQIKELAEKNNQLERENYLLKNLASPEQMEKFQSHVPTEVLLDNQSSHLTLDQQQTCIHSTGSAV comes from the exons ATGGGACAGACTCACACGCGTCCCGCTCAGTTTCCCCCTGTTGGGACCATGCCACCTTCTCCCAGGACGCTGTGCGCCCTACGCTTAGCCGAACCGCCCCCGAGGTTCTGCTGCCACCACCAGCACTTCAGCTATCCTGAAAGAGTGATGAGCTACTCGCCCCCTTACTCACCAGGTCTGTTCAAAAGGCCTGATCGGCG TGCCTCTGGTGCTAGCGTTGTGGCCATCGACAACAAGATCGAACAGGCCATG GATCTTGTTAAGAACCACCTAATGTACGCTGTGCGGGAGGAGGTGGAGATCCTAAAGGAGCAAATCAAGGAGCTGGCAGAGAAGAACAACCAGCTGGAGAGGGAGAACTACCTGCTAAAGAACCTGGCTAGTCCGGAGCAGATGGAGAAGTTCCAGTCTCACGTCCCGACAGAAGTGCTGTTGGACAATCAGAGCTCCCACCTGACCTTGGACCAGCAGCAGACCTGCATTCACAGCACTGGCTCGGCTGTGTAA
- the tsc22d3 gene encoding TSC22 domain family protein 3 isoform X3, translating into MSTEMFAKTPMEVAVYQLHNFSISFFSSLVGGDVVSVKLDNSASGASVVAIDNKIEQAMDLVKNHLMYAVREEVEILKEQIKELAEKNNQLERENYLLKNLASPEQMEKFQSHVPTEVLLDNQSSHLTLDQQQTCIHSTGSAV; encoded by the exons ATGAGCACGGAGATGTTCGCGAAAACACCAATGGAGGTTGCCGTTTACCAGTTGCATAACTTCTCCATCTCATTCTTCTCCTCGCTAGTCGGAGGAGATGTTGTATCGGTCAAACTTGACAACAG TGCCTCTGGTGCTAGCGTTGTGGCCATCGACAACAAGATCGAACAGGCCATG GATCTTGTTAAGAACCACCTAATGTACGCTGTGCGGGAGGAGGTGGAGATCCTAAAGGAGCAAATCAAGGAGCTGGCAGAGAAGAACAACCAGCTGGAGAGGGAGAACTACCTGCTAAAGAACCTGGCTAGTCCGGAGCAGATGGAGAAGTTCCAGTCTCACGTCCCGACAGAAGTGCTGTTGGACAATCAGAGCTCCCACCTGACCTTGGACCAGCAGCAGACCTGCATTCACAGCACTGGCTCGGCTGTGTAA